In the Hyphomicrobiales bacterium genome, one interval contains:
- a CDS encoding Nicotinamidase, whose amino-acid sequence MNAIANPMMTAIEGTAPLVMSALDLSRGKIGLIVVDEVHGFCTPGRGPLAPAVPNPQIERMIEETDLLARRIGPKLVFRDSHTAEQDEKPYPPHCLVGTGDDMLVSRLEWLENDPETLVMPKECINGVIGGIRPDGSNIVFDWAKSSGVDTLVLVGICTDICVLTATVSLLSARTRGFIGKVDQIIVHEPACATYDLPLSTATELGLPASAAHPQDLFHQIGLLIMQNQGAIITDRVL is encoded by the coding sequence ATGAACGCGATTGCGAACCCGATGATGACCGCGATCGAGGGCACCGCGCCTCTGGTCATGTCGGCTCTGGATCTGAGCCGCGGCAAGATCGGTCTCATCGTCGTCGACGAGGTGCATGGTTTCTGCACGCCCGGTCGAGGTCCGCTGGCGCCGGCGGTTCCGAACCCGCAGATCGAGCGGATGATCGAGGAGACCGACCTCCTCGCCCGCAGGATCGGTCCCAAGCTGGTCTTTCGGGACAGCCACACGGCTGAGCAGGACGAGAAACCGTACCCGCCTCACTGCCTGGTCGGTACGGGCGACGACATGCTCGTCAGCCGTCTCGAATGGCTCGAAAACGACCCAGAAACGCTGGTTATGCCCAAGGAGTGCATCAATGGGGTCATCGGCGGCATCAGGCCCGACGGCAGCAACATCGTGTTCGACTGGGCGAAGAGTTCTGGCGTTGATACGCTGGTGCTGGTCGGGATCTGCACCGACATCTGCGTTCTGACCGCCACCGTGAGCCTCCTGTCGGCGCGTACCCGCGGCTTCATCGGGAAGGTCGACCAGATCATCGTGCACGAGCCGGCCTGCGCGACCTACGACCTGCCGCTGTCGACGGCGACGGAGCTCGGCCTGCCCGCCAGTGCGGCGCACCCGCAAGATCTCTTCCACCAGATTGGGCTCCTGATCATGCAGAACCAGGGCGCCATCATCACCGATCGGGTGCTCTGA